From Cucumis melo cultivar AY chromosome 3, USDA_Cmelo_AY_1.0, whole genome shotgun sequence:
aagtatttaaaccacaatattttaagcaaagcatgaattagtatgaagttttgttttaagaactacaattttccaagaaagagctgagtaaagttcgagctttgtgtaaaatttataagcaggcatgttttaatattttatgatgatttatgaaattttcattaactacatgactgagatcttgagcctgaggctagagattaccgtgtgcacactggttagatttcgttgttgacgttgagtgtactccgtaacaacgatgctgtcgtgagtgctgggcgggccccactacgacaaagacgatgggagtgctgggcgggccccactacatcgtagtgcttgtaaacgttgtgtactaggtgtaccctacacaacgtagattcgtcatgttagttaaaatgcttcgatatacttgatatgccttgctagatttcaatgatgaacatgctgagtatttaagaaagctattcttactattacacatttacatttacgacttgtataaatagatttatatgtgtaaagttttcacgtgctcttatctttaaattcatagttttaaatcGAGTCACttactgagcttcatagctcaccctttccaaaatgttttacccattttccaggtagagatcgacttcccggtgcctgatagactgcctttgtctgcggaagcttcattatcgattgccagtacgggttttgagttgggcataaagtctgttgtgttgtgatgtattcacacccttgtatgttatagatactccacagtttgtataagctttaggagctgtagttgtgtaaattttgttggttatattttgattaaggtgtctttaggtttactcgtgaaatcggtaaattttgaggtacacttcatgtatgtgtttgactagctgtgtttgactagcctaggatccgatgtattttgtggcatgtacaatagtttatatactagattggcaagttcatcacatgaaagttttaagcagagtcgacagatacaggtacagaaaagcgttgttcgtcggcttcacgccatctttcggtctaaggtagcaggtagtccgggagggggtgtgacactttttttgtagattaaattgcatcttatataatatgaataagtTGTGGATGAAAAAGAATAGAATGTCACCTGAGTACGCTTTtggggttgagatgtttattaaaaatggatTGGAACATTCGAAGACGTTGAACATCATGGCttgtccttgtttaaagtgcgTTAATGCAAAAACTTCATAggtgaatacaattagagatcacttgttttttaatggcatcgatcagagttatcaagaatggatttttcatggtgaatcactaccaataaagagaaacaataaagtgtctttagtagtgtaagagaagaaattgacgaggatgatgttgatgacacaattggaatgtttgaggttgcgcataattattttaatgataagtcagaaaattttgaggaactagtagatgatgccaagaaaccattatatcctaattgCACAAATTTGACCAAAATATCTACattgataaagttatataatttgaaagctaaatttggaCGAAGTGATAAGAGTTTCACAAAGTTGTTACAATTAATTTGTGACATCTAACCTACTCCCAATGAATGCCCTACTtctacttatgaagcaaaaaagattttgtgtactattggaatgaagtacgagaagattcatgcctgtaagaatgattgttgcttgtttaggaaagaactttctgatgcaaatgtatgcccctcttATGGTATGTTAagatggaagattcctaaaaattcaaaggaggttaagaatgctccagtgaaagtcatgtggtatttctccccaatcccaagatttgaaagaatgtttcgaagcaaagaaacatcaagattattgacgtggcatgccaaaaaaagagaagtgaatgatttattacaacatccaaaagatgcattattgtggaaaaaaatagacaacttGTGGCTAGAGTTTTGATCGGAACCTAGAAATCTACATCTTGCTCTTTCCACAGGTGGGGTAAATCCGCATAGAGATCTTAGCAGTAGATATAGTTATTGGCCAATGATGCTAGTGACATACAACCTacctccatggttgtgtatgaagcgcaaattttttatgttgactgCACTAAAATCTGGTCCCAAACAACTGGaaaatgaaatagatgtttatttagcttcgttagttgatgatttgaaaaaaCTTTAGTATGATGGGGTGGAATGTtacgatgcatatcaagatcaatGTTTCAGGCTAAAAGCTATTTTTATTATGGaccattaatgattttcctgTGTACGTATGACAACTTGTGTGGTTGTACCGTCAAAGGATATCAggcatgtccaatttgtggggAGAAAATATCATCCATTTATTtgccaaaaggaaggaagatggcATATATTGGACATCGCAAGTTTCTACTACGTCATCATCCatataggaaacaaaagaaagttttcaatggtGCACAAGAATTAGAATTGGCTCTAGAACCATTGAGTGAGGAAGAAATTCTTATGCAAATAAGTAAGTACGAAcactcatttggtaagagaactATCAACGAAAAGAATAGTGAAATGAGTTCTTCAagaacttattggaagaaaaaatctatATTTTTTTAGTTAGAATATTGGAAGTACCTTGATGTGCGACATAGTTTAAACGTGATGCATACTGAAAAGAATGTGTTTGCAAATCTCATTGATTCGACTATGCTTCTTCTTTAATGTTATATGTAAGAatacaattgatacatcacacTTGAAAGGAAAATAAGAAGATGTAGTTGTTACTTTATGTCTATTAGAGAAGTATTttctgttgggttttatgtcctaaactcgtagatagtaaatataatcaattgaccattattaataaagtgttttattattattatttcaataagtgttattaattatattattagttttgtcttaataacctaaatccaataaactaacatcctaagtttttggatgagtcttgaacagtatgtagagacatacggggatcaatgtttaagatcagcttaaagggtctatagtataaggttaaggttggataccttatcctgttaacactatggatacaactcactttgtatttgatacaaacacattgatccaatgcgttcatgtacgcgacatgcgagtgagggtatcctatgcaatgagtttgcataagactggaccacgaaatagtaatcattAGATGTAattccgttaactagttggatttctattttattaggatgacctaggtgacttagtcttaatcctgagtgtattatgaactcttgtttgcgagggattgtcctttgatttgtacgggtgagagtgaccagattgcagactcaatatgcttatcattttggggataagaccgagtggggagttgggaacataatcacacaagatggaattcactcattcccacctttaagataagtagataagtgttcccttaaatggtgtctctggggcttgaacaaagggtcctaccctctctatggcacgagaggggtttctatttagtggttggaccataaacaggtagttcattagaggagcactggtatttaaggactagaagtaactcatgggtaaaacagtaatttgacccagctggtgttacgaacccTTGTGAAtaactaacttactggtattggtctatatccgtggacacagaaatatatctccagtgagaagagttcagctgtgagtctttagtggagtgtacacacagttaacgaatattgattaatgtgattaatgagtttagctaattaatctcatatcgttgtagcttcttatctgtaggtccattaggtcccctttctagctcataaagagtaatgtgatttatttatattggttgtaatttgaaatgttcaaatttactttggaaattaatataatgtatattgatacattataatataatgtttatattttaattagaatttattatataaatttaattttggatatgattcaaaattaaattacgagagaataaaatatttgaatgagttcaaatattagtttaatgtgaattagattcatattaaaactataggttaaaatttaatgggtatgtgatacatattaaaactataggtacGAGAGAAATGTAtctttgaatatgattcaaattttggattaaattatataagatatttaatttaggaattaattgattggagaattaattaatagtttagtttaatttgatttaattaaatttgatttacttaaattaaaattataggttatgcgagagatattcatttaaatatgatttaaatgaaatattaattaaatatgatttaattaattattaaattaattaattattaaattaattaattatttaatttaattaattaatttaatatttatttattaaattaatagggaatgtgggtggttttcccacgttcctatttattctctcaacttcTCACTTCTTCCAAAGAAAAGGgaatttttgcgtaacaaaacaGAAGGTAATTCTGCGACTCTCTCCCGttctctctgaaaaaaaaaattatgtaaagAAATTCCCTTAATctaatttggttcccacaaaccatctcaatcagagaatatgaaggtttccaagtggtggtgcctcaagttggtgtttggtagattcagagtcgtcaacgagagtaagttcttcttctctgtatttttttcaaagcatgtttagccATGGAAATTAGTTTTGTAGTTTTGCCGATatatttggtattttttaaggtttcaattaaaattgggtctctGTATTTCTTCTTCTGTAAAGGGCTTTTTATCCCTTCattttccaccatcatttttcactataatgGTACACCTTGTAGTGCATCTTACAAGAGAAATTGAATTTTGTGGACCTGTTCATCAAAGGTGGATGTATCCTTTTGAACGATATATAAAAGTCCTGAAAACTTATATGCGAAATAAAAATCGACCAAAAGGTTGTATGGTAGAAAATTACATTGTTGAAGAGGCTATAGAGTTCTgttctaaatttaattattgCTAGAGTTAGTTTTATTggcactagaagaaatttgtcctttaatgtcggttggcaACCGATGTCTTTactagtgttattaaaggcctttaatgttggttgggctttgatgtcggtttaaaaacgacattaaaggtccttTTAATGTCGGtgtaaaactgacattaaaggccttaaTGTTATTTTTCAACCagcatctttgatagtgttattgaagtcctttaatgtcggtttggctttgatgtcggtttaaaaccaacattaaagatctcataatgtcagtttaaaaccaacattaaagcctTTTTTTGGGTCcgtttttacaaatttatttttaatgaattGTCCATCTTTTTATGACGCCAAATATTTAAAAACTGACATTATGGGTCATgtgaataaatattttttcttacgCCAAcacataaataaaattaatattcttttataaactataatatttttcTTGTACATATGTATATGCAAAATAAAATcataatattgtgtttatatatacattctacaatagtacataaaacaagatcctaatacaagaattaaataagaAATCATAAATACCTTCACAGTCTTCAACCTTTAACGATTGTTTATCTTTCTACCCGATCgtctggctatctacacaatcgcttaacTTTCAATTcgatatgacttcaatcattctacaaacaatattttatttatgcTAGATTAAACTAAGAACATTAGCAAATGAGAAAGAGAAAACTATGCAGAATTCaaagtaacaaaataaaaaggcATGTCATCTGATTTACTATATTTTGCAGTTAGGCCCCAGTAGCAAGCAAGCCAACATCTTTTAAGAACAACTTCTTCCTGAAATGAGAAATTATGAATTATTCCTCTCTAAATGCAAACTAACATAACAAGCTACTTTTAGTTTAAGTAAAGCAGGTATGAACCATTTCTTTTTTAGTCAAAATCATTCCTTGCATCATAGATCGAAGGGTTCCACATCATGTTCAACTCCATGAAGGTGTTGAACAACACTCATAGtctcttcttttgctttctaaTTCAAGTTAGAAATAAGAGATAACATTACTTTAAAtctataaaagataaatatgtttaatattttggACATCATAAGGTTGCAATGAATATAACCTTAACTTCATATTCGAAGGATTCAATTTTCTTGTCCCTCCATCCTTTGATTGTTTTGCTTCTTTAAGTGCAAATCTCCTCACTTCATCCCCACCACTATCTATAACAAACCTCCTCCAGCTTATCCACAACAGATGCAGCCATCTCCTACTACCAATCACCACAACCTCTAAAAAACACATCCACAAACTTAAAACTTCGTGGTGTCCTTGGAACATTGAAGAAGTTCTTGAGGAGGTTCTACAAATGttgaatttctttttccttttcctccttAGAACATGTTTAagctttagttttgtttttctctaaatttttttgttttacaaattgaatttcatttGCACAGCGTTCATACACTTTTGCTTTGGGTATTCTATTCCTTCAAATGAGGAGTGTTAGTTGCTTTATTACTGGTTTGATTGTCGTTTAATGTTATTcgttaaaaaaatatatcaaacatAGTATCACACTTCATATACACCAAGAGAGAGGGTAAAATAGGAACAATAAATAACACACATCAAACATATATGAGGTTGTTTGGCCCTCAAATTATGATGGAGTGGAGTGGGCTATGTTTGGCCGAAGGTTTATTATAACTTgaggattaggattaggattattATACTTATTCCTCTATTTCTTTTTTGTCACTATTCCTAACTCCTTCATTTTCTTCTCTTAAAACTATTTTTCACTCCCTCCATTTCTCCTTTTATCACTATTCCTTACTTCTCCAAGCgttattatatatttcacaaattttaattatgccacaaaaaaattcatctaatgaattttgtttggaaaaataaaaattagaaatacTTTGCTAAAATAACTTAGGAATATGGCTtgttaggaaaaataaattacgaaaaatatatttgcaaaaataacatAGTAAAAATTATTTAGGAAAAATATCTTAGAaaaattttctttccaaaaatttagaaaaattgtgTTAAACGGTTAATGCCTAAACATAATATGAAAAATCAATTGTGTTAAACTTAGGAAAAATAGTAATTCATTGTTTTATCAATTTAtttcaagttttcaaaaaggaaaaacaaacaaactagACAATCAACAACTTTTGTCAATGTTTgctatagaaataaataaacatattaaaattaaatattggtAATTAGTGAGGTAAAATGAAATACTTGTATTTTCattgaatcaatttttttaaaaggttttatttctaaataaatCAAAGGAATAATTTTTCAGGACAAAAATATGATTctagatttttttattaaaaatctattttatgaaaagatttagcataaaacaaaatttgaataacCAATGTATCGTAtgtttgaagaagaaaagatatgcaacataatgaatttttttaagaagacaATTTGTGTTATCAAAGAATGATAgcatgataaaagaaaaaaaataataaatttctaaaataaaaagaataaatttgtatcatacttaagaaaaataaagaatcaaCGACAATATGACAAAtgctttaagaaaaaaatgacaGTATGGAAGTATATAGTGGTTAAAAGCATGCAAAAATttgcaatttttaaatttttttcacaaaattaacaaacttataacttcattgaaaaattattttttttaaaaaaaacacaaagtAATGAAAAACACTAATAATTAAATCATGAAAATGAAGATTTAGTAATTAAACTTTctcctaaaattatttttatgacATGTAATTAATGACTTACACAAAAAATGtaattaaagaaataaacatcataattaacaagatttaataaaactagttgaagaaaaatgtgtatttcatgtaccatatatatgcatggaaaaaaaaagtgaaaaaaccaagtttgaagctaaatttatttaatgaacattataattaacaaaatttaataaaatcaattgaaGAAAAATGTGCCTTTCATGTACAGTATATAGACAAAAAAAGAATAGTGAAAAACttagattataataatcctcaCCCAAACACAACTTATAATAACATAGAAAAATAATTTGCATTTAAAGTGCAAATTATTGTAATCTCATACAATTATAATATCTAGATTATTATAATTCACTTCTTCCCCAGACGTCCTCGGTATGTTTTGCCATTTTGAAAATACACTATCTATGAAATTGAAGtaattttaagttttgattAACATAACTCTTGGGGTGTTATTTGAAATTTCCCACTATCTTctattttaaaaggaaaaaaagaaaactaaacaaAATCTTTGGCGCCAAAACTTTTTTCTTCGTCCCTTTGTATAATTTTGGTTCCCTCTCCCAAATTTTTCTTCCGCCAAAAACACGGATCACGATCTGCGTGCTGAACTCAAAACAAAATCGCAATCGTCAACTCAAACACGAATCGACGGTCCAAAATCGCCCTGCAGAGCCCATAAACCCTTATAAATACTCCTCCCTGCCAAATCTAGTGATGCCATCAAAGTCTCACATATCCTTAACAATATTCAAATCTTGTTTCACAAGCTTCATCTCCAGAGCATCGATGGCTCGTACCAAACAAACAGCCCGTAAATCTACTGGCGGCAAGGCTCCTCGGAAGCAATTGGCTACTAAGGCCGCTCGAAAGTCGGCTCCGGCGACTGGAGGAGTAAAGAAACCCCACAGATTCAGGCCGGGGACAGTGGCACTAAGAGAGATCCGAAAGTATCAGAAGAGCACGGAACTTCTGATCCGAAAGCTTCCATTCCAAAGGCTAGTTAGAGAAATCGCTCAGGATTTCAAGACTGATCTTCGGTTCCAAAGCAGCGCTGTTTCGGCACTGCAGGAAGCGGCAGAGGCTTATCTTGTGGGATTGTTTGAAGATACTAACCTGTGTGCGATTCATGCTAAGAGAGTAACCATTATGCCTAAAGACATTCAATTAGCCAGACGGATTAGAGGCGAGAGAGCTTAGAGATCTACTGATGAATCATCATTTTGGCGTTTGATATGTAGAATCCTTGCGTAGTTCAATCTTGTCTAGTTCTTACTTATTTTTCTGGATCTTTTTGTTTCTTAGAAATGCAATCGTGTTTTATGGCAAGTTTGGTGTATGATTTAAATCTAATAGctaatttaattttttcaccAATATGTTCTTTGTTGATTTTATCTTAGAgtttttattgaaaatattttgaatatgGAACCGCTGAATGTTCAATTATTTTTTGTGTGACAACGTGGTGCGGAGAGGTCGAACTAATGATTTTGAATTTCATGCCCTTGCTTGCGTGGATATAAACATATTTGTAAATGAAGATTAAAATTAGGgatttttttagtttatgaCAAGTTATTCACATTTATTAATGTTATTCTACACAATAACATCTAATAATTGTTTATTAACATTAATCACACACACAAACAATTAATCACACATTTGTTAATGTGAATAACAATTAATCACACATTTGTTAATGTACAATTATTAATGACAAGTTATTCACATAATTTCGTAAATTACTAAATACATAAATGATCAATAATAAATGCTAAACAATAgcaatatattttaaatataaacgataaacATATACGATTCTGTATATTATATAAACgttaatcatatatataaacgataaattaataaacagtaaaagatgatgaaaaagtttaagtatacacgatcgtgtagagaaatttcaacgatcgtttataaacgAAAATTTATAGAAACTTCAATAAAccgtaattacaaaaatgccatCGGAATAAAGaggctataaaaaggtgaaggaacttgATCAAATTtgttctttcatcgtcttcgtCGTCAATCATTTACATCTtggtaactacttcaacagaactGTCACGATCGACGATCTGCCTTGCAAATACACTATCTATGAATCTATATTtatttcgatctatctccatcatccatATATATCTAGCACCATCTATATTGCAGACAAAAAGGTTTGAGtttatattcatttcgatctattgAGTCTATATTCATCTCGATCTATCTCGACCATTCACATATACGTACGACGATTTATATCGCATTCAAATATgccttaatctatattcatttcgttcaatctatatctatcacGATGTGTGCCACATACAAACATGTCTGTTTCTATACTGtttgtataatttatattagtcttcttttttacaaatagatggtgagcaagaatcaacaagcatcgtgtagcaaatcaataaggtgtaaagcaaagacaggagaaagtaaagtaaagaaagaaaaaggaaaaaaggtaacaaactagaatgtgaatatctgtacGTATAGTGTTGTATATTtctgtatctttttctttatagcgctctgcatttgtaaatttgtttaaacttgcccttgtttgaaacatactatttattatgtcattcaacatgtgaaacactatccaaatgacattattatggaaaatgaacaaaaaaaatcttagaattactgtatactatagtttagaaacattgaatcagatcaagtcaaaaatagacaaaaggATTCTATCTCAAGTTTTGACAAACAGCACTTTTGGCTAGTTCCTTAATATTAAAATGgtcaaaataccaacacaattcctgaattttctattaagaaaataatgccataaaaaaaaactaatgtccttgcttttaacttcaatggacatataacagaatttgggctgaaagacttttgttttgtgactggactaaaaggtcacaaattctctgagttaaatctaggagaaagaaaagaaaatggtctaAAGAATGCGCTTTTCCGTCATGATGATTTTATAACAataagagatatagaaagaattTTCAAAGCATTGTGCAATgaggaagactcattgaaagaaaaactagttaatCTCTATAtcttaaaaacatttttaattcccaaacaataaaacaaccacataaatctcctacatctagacatattggataatgaaTAAATCTTCAAAGGCTATCCATAGGGgaggttatcatacatcctaacatattagttcttgaaaaaagcatcctaAGTGACAAGGATGCTGTATACTTTCAAGGATTTGccctagctttagtctattgggcttttgagaaaataccaagactttccaatttagatgttgggtttggaagaaagcttgcaaaGGAAGGACTACCAATTGTAACATGGGAATGTTTGGTAACAAGTGACTGAAGGATTCTAAACGTCGACGTTTTTTAATATGAAAATATAAGTAAACTTAAAGCATGCTTATATATACATCTATTCAGATAGATAATGAAAGATTTTCTATCCATCTTTATCTtaaatagatgatgatataaatctataACTTTTTATCAATGCtactactttttcactaataatgtaatatcattttatttgtagttctctatgacacctctagactcatcagaagaagagtctcaaacaattttgagatatttcaaaaatattgagaagcaggaaagaaaagaaaaagtaaagcaacaaccaaaaaaaaaaaaaaaaaaagagaaagaaatggaaaaaacaatgaaacaaataaaattttaaatgaaataagtgaaatcagaaaaaattaagaaaaaatagaaacataacaaatattattaagacaatgaataaaagaaataaaatgcatgttgacaatggttatgacaAGCTTGGATGTAGCACCACCATcagccaaacttcaacaacaacagaatgagaaagaatgtgcatatacaaaagtcgtggagaaaaatagaccacctacttgtagccttgatcttcttgatgatgatgaacatgttaatacaatggtgaagtatgcaacaacaaattgccctacggttagtgccttattcattttccactcctttgttttgtttaatgttcctcactttccaaataaaataaaacacgattatattgtttctttttctttacaggaaactgatgttttggaaacacaaagtagcttggaaacaatagcaactacaAATTTAGAAACACCCAGAACACAAATATTGCTGAAGGTTTAactcttttccaaacaataaaaataactctatagacaaatatactttatgtgcttgcagatagatgaagaagacgaaaaaaCAACTGACTTATTCATTTAGAAACACAAAAACCACACGTATTGACacaagttttaatttgtttaatatacaactggtttcactaaaaacataactaaacgatcgtttgacataattaaatgatcatttaacataactaaatgaccgtttaatataactaaatgatcgtttaatataatttgttagaattagtagggctttgccctagagtacttttggaaaggataaaatataagattttatttcctaaatatttcctagatcttttcctttcttattcctattgtactctatttattctccctttgtacctattgtattttattcataagaaaaataataaaaactaaagtatcgtggtttttctttcggttctcgggtttccacgtaagtctcgggttgttgttaatggctttcaatatggtatcagagcaaagtaATAACGAAACCTtagaaaataacctaggagaaacccagatcgaaactgaACCTGTCACTGCCGCCGCCGGAATCgccgccgccatggagaaactgctccagaacctacagaaaccgccgatctacccaacgggagtggttCCACATCTGTACGCGCCGCCGTCTGACCAGAAGATGATTCACACACCGCTCGTGtccggcgcgtgggcccacgcgtcGCCGCCGTTTCACGTCACCGCTCATCCCGTTCCCTTCTACGCGCAGTCGGATATCCAACCGTCAAACCGTTCCAGCCATCCGCATCCTCACGCGCCGCCTATGAGCTCCGGACAGCAACCCTCAACCGTAAATCTGTCAAATCAGTACAGTAAGTAGCAGCTGTACGTTGACTCTTTACAGCAACCGCTGTTTTCGGGTAACGAAATTGATCAACCCCAGAACATATCGGACATTGAAGCGGGCGAATCTTCaacgcattccaaaccaaccgagttgttgatatattccaagaacccggtaacttcgttccctaatttacagtcaaattatataactggctctttggggAATTTTTtaggtgaaaaattaaatgatcaaaattatttttcttggtcctaatcaataaagatgttcctcgaaggtcgacACCAGTTCGGCttcttaactggagagactgtacgtccttcaccaggagacgccttggaacgactctggaaaggagaggactcacttattcggtccatgctgattaatagtatggaaccacagatcggcaagcctctactatatgcagccacagcaaaagatttgtgggatacaactcagaccctttactcgaaacgatAGAATGCCTctctgtcacaccccctcccggactacctt
This genomic window contains:
- the LOC103488649 gene encoding histone H3.2, which codes for MARTKQTARKSTGGKAPRKQLATKAARKSAPATGGVKKPHRFRPGTVALREIRKYQKSTELLIRKLPFQRLVREIAQDFKTDLRFQSSAVSALQEAAEAYLVGLFEDTNLCAIHAKRVTIMPKDIQLARRIRGERA